The following proteins are encoded in a genomic region of Phragmites australis chromosome 9, lpPhrAust1.1, whole genome shotgun sequence:
- the LOC133928002 gene encoding uncharacterized protein LOC133928002: MAVEPQKATWEVPPRANTRMAPAKLPEFDAQGLVDRPGRRNPRTIQIPGVDEAAGEEVASYPAQTDGPGTTGGEPQASGGAAAGSSCQAEGGAADSGAAIAPGDRGKRPQTFVPAPASPSSPSPGKEGGWGSQSSSTGPSAGARGSGLSQAGAFFEARVAAVRAANESERRALEEEQKALEGTEEAVLARERTAEAFQAELARQKVEADQIRAELQHREEELHSREEDIAIRETDVSITIADLEAREELLILRETEAAEAVLASTALEERAAKWESDLTTREQALSALAERVKQAEA; this comes from the exons ATGGCGGTggaaccccagaaggcgacctgggaggtgccaccGCGGGCGAACACGCGGATggcgccg GcaaagctgccggagttcgacgcccaggggctggttgACAGGCCAGGGCGCCGAAACCccaggactatccagattcccggggtggacgaggcggccggcgaggaggttGCGAGCTATCCGGCGCAGACCGATGGCCCGGGCACCAcaggcggcgagccgcaggccagcggtggggctgctgcgggCAGTAGCTGCCAGGCCGAAGGAGGCGCCGCCGACAGCGGGGCGGCGATAGcgccgggggacagagggaagcgcccccaAACTTTCGTTCCTGCACCGGCGtccccgtcgtcgccgtcgcctggcaAGGAGGGAGGCTGGGGCAGTCAGTCGTCCAGCACGgggccgtcggcgggggcg agagggagcggcttgtcGCAGGCTGGCGCCttttttgaggcccgcgtcgccgcgGTGCGCGCTGCCAACGAGAGCGAGCGGCGCGCTCTGGAGGAGGAGCAAAAGGCCCTAGAGG GCAcggaggaggcggtcctggcccgTGAGAGGACGGCGGAGGCCTTCCAGGCTGAATTGGCCCGCCAGAAAGTCGAGGCTGACCAGATCCGCGCCGAACTCCAGcaccgggaggaggagctccatagccgggaggaggacatcgcgatCAGGGAGACCGACGTCAGCATCACGATAGCGGATCTAGAGgcccgggaggaactgctgatcctccgggagacggaggctgcTGAGGCGGTGCTGGCCTCAACCGCTCTGGAGGAGCGGGCTGCCAAGTGGGAGTCCGATCTGACCACCCGTgagcaggccctctccgcccttgcagagcgggtgaagcaggctgaagccTAG